TCCTCCACCTGGATCTGGTACCCGGCCTCAGGCCCCTGCTGCTGTCCGAGTTCGACGTCGCGCCCGAGATCGTCCCCACGGCCGAATTCCTCAAGGTGCTGTCAGAACTGTCCGATGCCGCACCGGCGTTCACCGCCCAGCGGGAACAGGACGCTCCGGCGCTGCTGCTCGGTCAGTACCTGTCGGCCATCGACGTCCTGACGCCCGCGGAGGAGGAGGACCTCCATGTACGGATGGTGCGCGGAGCCGTCGAGCTCGGACACCGCCGGATCGTCTTCAAGCCGCACCCCTCCGCGCCGGCCGGCTGGTCACGCGCGCTGGAGATGGAGGCGGAGCGACTGGGAGCAGAACTGACCGTCCTGGACGCTCCCGTCATCGCCGAGGTCGTCTATCAGCGGCTGAACCCGGCGCTCGTCGTCGGCGCGTTCTCGACGGCTCTGCTGACCGCCGCCTCCTTCTACGGCATCCCCGTCGCCCGGATCGGCACGGACACACTGCTCAGCGGTCTGACCCCGTACCAGAACAGCAACCGGGTACCGCTGACCATCGTCGACGCCCTGCTGCCCGATCTGGAGGACCCGGCGGAGGTCTCCGCGTGGGCCCTGCCGGACGAGAACGGCGTCCGGCGGGAGTTCACCGGACTGGTCACCGCCGTCGGCTTCGCGATGCAGCCGAAGATCTACCCGCAGCTGCGCCCGGCGGCCGAGGCGTTCCTGGCCCAGCAGTCCGCGTCCGGCCGGAACCGCTACTTCCGGCGCCGCCGTCTGACGGCACTCGCCCTGCCCGGAGCGCTGCCTCCTCAGTTCGACTTCCTCCCCCGTAACCCCACCGTGCGCAGGTTCGCACGGCAGGCCAGGACCTGGCAGCGTGCGGCGAGCCGCCGCCTGCCGGGGGCGGGCCGGGTCAACGGCAGCTGAAGTCACGCACGACCGTCCGTCTTCCCGGGGGGGGAAGACCGTGGAAGACGTGGAAGGACCACCGAAGTGACAAGCGCGCCGCCCCTGCCTGCCCAGGCACCGATCGACCGCCCGGAACCCCGCCCCGCCGAACGCGGGGGCCGCCTGCGTGCCCTGGACGGGCTGCGCATCCTGGCCGCCCTGATGGTCTGCCTGTACCACTACGCCGGCAAGAACGGCCCGGTGGCCGAGGCCTGGGGGCAGTCGCCGGCGCTGAAGTTCCCCACGCTGTCGTCGTTCGCGACGTACGGCAGTCTCGGGGTGCAGCTGTTCTTCATCATCAGCGGCTTCGTGATCTGCATGAGCAGCTGGGGCAGGGGCCCGGGGGACTTCTTCCGTTCCCGCGTCGCCCGTCTCTACCCCGCCTACTGGGCCGCGATCGTCATCATCACCGCTGCCGCGGTACTGCTGCCGGTGGTGGTCCGGCCGCTGCCGTTGAACGAGCTCCTCGTCAACTTCACCATGCTGCAGCAGCCGATGGGGGTGGACCGGGTACTCGGGGTGTGCTGGACCCTCTGGGTGGAGATGCGGTTCTACCTGCTCTTCGCCGTGTTCGTGGTCTGGCGGGGTGTGACCTACCGCCGGGTGGTCGTCTTCTGCATCGGCTGGATCTTCGCGTCCGTGTTCGCCCGGGTCGTCCAGAGCCCGCTCACCGACGTCCTGGTGATGCGGGACCATGCCCCGTACTTCATCGGCGGCCTGGCCCTCTATCTGATCCACCGCTACGGCAGCGACCTGCTGCTGTGGGGCATCGTGCTGACCAGTTGGCTCCTCGGCCAGCGTTACTCGGTCACGGCCCTCTGGCACCCCGGCATGGAGGGCGACTTCGTACGTTCCCCGTACGTCATCCAGGCGATCGTGACGCTGGCGTTCGTCGCGGTGGCCGCGGTGGCCACGGGCCGGCTCGGCTGGGCGAACTGGCGCTGGCTGACGGTCGCCGGCGCGCTCACCTACCCGTTCTACCTGCTGCACGAACATCTGGGCTGGTTCGCGATCCGCATCATGAACCGCGCGCTGCACCTGCCGCCGCAGGTGACGGTGGTCGCGGCGGTGGCGTCCATGCTCGTCCTGGCCTACCTGCTGCACCGCTTCGTGGAGAAGCCGTTCGGCCCCCGGCTGAAGCGGGCGATGGCGGCCCAGGCGGCGAAGGTCCGGCTGCGGGAGCGGGTGGGCTGAGGGCCGGAGCGGAGCCGGGGAACGCGGCACCCGCTGCGGCCGTACACGGACCACAGCCACTCGCAGGGCGTCGGTTACCGCCCGACGGTGTTCACGTCCGCCCCCCGGCCGCCCGGACCTGCCCTGCACCCACGGTCCTCGGCGCAGGCATCTCTCAGAGCGAAGGCTCTCCGGAGCCAGGAGCGGTTCGTCCGGCCAGCTCCTCGAAGAACGCGTCCACCTCGTGGAGGGAGAGTGGGTCGCAGGCCGCGTGGAAGACGGTTCCGTCGTTCCAAGCGATCATCCACCCTCCCCCTGGAAGATCGCGCCTCACGCGTTCCACGTTCGCGCTCTCCATGTCCGTCTCGCTCACGTCGATCTCGATGTGCCACCCGGGATTGTCCGTCGTGGCCATTCTGATGCCGTATTCGTGCTCCCATTCCCCGTCGCAGTTGGATGCGTACCAGGATGGGATGAAACGCATTCCCTGATGCCCTTCAGGAGCATCCGAGGGGCTTTTCCCAGTCTTCGGGTGCACGCGCGTCGCCGCCGTTCGGTGAGTTGATGTGAGGGGTCGGCACGACTGTGCCATCCGCGTTCGTGTGCTCCGGCCCTTCCAGGTCGAACCGCTTCACGGGTTCGAACGGAGCCGGGTTGCGGGGATTCGTCTGCGGAGCCCACTCGGCGTACTTCTTGATTCGTCCCGTGTCGCCGTGGCGGACGAACGTCGTGTGCGGCCCTTCAGCATCGTAGTTGGGTCGCTGCCCGGGCTTCCGCCCCATATTGTGAACGAGGACGCTTTTGTCACCCGCAGCCACGTAGTACGTGTGGACGCTGTCCACCGAGAGGTTGAAGACCCGCTCCGAGCGCGTGGAGTCGGCGACCTTCGTCACCTGGACCCATGAACCGCCGCCCGTCCGCAGGTACTGGCCCGCTTCGAGTTCGCCGGCGGTGGCCCACTCGCCGAGGGAGGGCGCCCAGAAGGAGTGACCGACGGTCGCGGTGATGACGTCCGTGGCGTCCCCCCGGTCGCCGTCCGTGTCGACCGTCAGATGGACCAGGTGCTTGAGGCCCTCGCCCCTGATCGTGGCCGTGACCTCCTCGTCGGAGGTCTTCCCCGTCGTCGGGTCGGTCGCCTGGACCTCGTCCCCCGCCTCGACCTCCTCGATCGGTCTGCGGGAGCCGTCGGCCATCACCACCTCGGTGCCGGCGACGAAGCTGTTGCCGATGGCGTCCGCGGCCATGCTCGTGCAGGAGACGGCCGTCTCGACGCGGTCGACCGCCGTCTCGACCTGCTCCAGCTTGTCGGCGGCCTTCCCGATGTCGTCCGCGTACTTCGCGGCCTTCGACATCATCCGCCCGGCCTTCGCCGCACGGACCACGCCCGCGCCCGCGCCTCCGAGGACCAGTCCGCCGACGGTGGCCGCGGCCCAGGCACACGCCTCCATGTCGCCCGTGGTGACGCAGGCCTTGATGTCGTTGAAGCCGGTGACCTCACCGACGAAGTTGCCGACGTCCTTGACGCCCTCCCACACCGCGCCCCAGTCGGCGGCGTCCTTGACCGTCTCGACGACCGCCCCGACCTGCTGGGCCACCGCGTCACGGAGCGCGTCGGTCGCCTTCGCGACGTCCTGGATCACGTCCGCCGCGGCGTTGACCAGCATCGCCGGAAGGTTGGGATCGGCCGTGACGATCGCGACGCCGATCGTGATCAGCGGTTTCATCGCGGCGGTGATGGCCGGTATCGGATTGTGCTTCGCCACCTGGGCGGCGAACTGTCTGGCCTTCTTGGTGACCGCCGCTCTCGCCGCGTGGTACGCCTGTCTGGCCTGTGCGGCCTTCTCTCTCGCCCACTCGCGCGTCTGCTTCTCGGCGGACCGGTAGATCTTCTTCCCGTAGTCGACGATCGTCTTGAGGCCGGACTTCCGGTAGAGGTAGTTGACCGCCCTCCCCGCGAAGTCGAGGGCCTTGCTGAGGGCGGCACGGGGGTTGCGGACCGCGTAGACGACCGCGTCCTTGACCCTCTTGGCGGTCTTGTACGCCTTCTTCACGTACTTGTTGTTCTTGATCTTCTTTATGACCTTCGAGCAGAACCCGCAGCTCGGCCAGTGCCCGTCAGGGTCGCTGTAGTCCATGGGCGATCCGGCGCCGTAGGTGTACCGGTTGGCCAGGATCGAGCTGCCGGAGGCGTAGGTGTAGGAGTCGCGCGAATCGAACGCCCCGGTGCCCGGGTCGTACCAGCGGGCTCCCATGTTGACCTGGTCGGTGTCCGGGTCGGTCCAGTCGCCCTGGTAGCCGGCGTTGCCGGTGGTGTCGCCGGCCGTCTCCCCGAAGGGGTCGTAGACCGTGGACGCCGTCAGGGCGGAGGCCGTACCGTCGGTCGCCGACATGTCCCCGACGACGTCGCCGTGTTTGTCGGTGACGGTCAGCTGCGCGTCTCCGGTGCCCTCCAGGACGGAGAGGATCTCGTCCGAGGCCCCGCGCCCGTAGGTGGAGTTGTTGTCCTTGACCGGGTCAGGCGTGAGACCGGCGTAACTGAAGTCCGCGCCGTTGCGGGACGCGACGCGGTCCAGCGAGTCGTAGGTGTACTCGGTACCCGACTCACCCGCCGTCGTCATCCGGTCGAAGGCGTCGAAGGCGAACTCCTCGGTCAGGCCCGAGCTGGTCCGGGAGGCGAGGGTGCCGCGGGCCGTGTGGTCGTAGGTGTAGTCCCCGTCCGACAGCAGCCGGTTGCGCTCGTCGAAGGTGGCGGCCTTCTCACCGTTCCCGGTCCTGTTCCCGCTGTCGTCCCAGCCGTACTCGGTGGTGGTGCCCTCGCTGGTCCAGGAGGTCAGCCGGCCGGCGTCGTCGTAGCCGTAGGTGTTCTCACCCGCGTCGGCCGTACCGGCGGTCTTCTTGCTGGTCAGGTGGTCGTCGCTGTCGTAGCCGTAATCGGTCGAGGCGATGGGCGCACCGGTGGACGTGGACACCGTGTCGGTGTCCAGGCGGCCCAGTTCGTCGTACGTGAACTCGCGTGACTGGCCCGCACCGTAGTCGATCCGATCGACCGCGCCCGAACTGTCGTACCCGTAGTTCTGGGTGCTGCCCGTGAGCGGGTCGGTCGCGGAGGTCAGCTGCCGGCTGGTCCAGCCGAAGCTCGCCGTACCGGCCGCGTCCGTGCGGGAGACGAGCAGGCCGTCGCTGTTGTACGCGTAGGTGGCGTCCCCCGAGGGGCCGGCCGCCTCGAGCAGCGCACCGCGGTCGTCGTACGTGTACGTGTTGTCGCCCCCGGGCGCGGACGCCCGGGTGAGGCGGCCGGCCGCGTCGTACCGGAACGTCCTGGCCGCGGTCTCGGACTCTGCGCCGCTGCCGGTCTCCCCCACGAGCAGCCCGGCCCGGTCGTAGGTGCGTTCCCGGACGACTCCGCCCGGGGCCACGACCTTCACCGGCAGGCCTCCCACGTCGTACGAAGTGGTCCAGGTACGGTCCGCGAGGCCCGGGTCCCTCTCCGTGGCGGGTTCGGTCACGGACTCGGTCAGGCCGAGCGTGTTGAGCGTGTACAGCGTCGCGTTGCCCCGCCCGTCGGTGTAGCGGGTGCGGTTGCCGAGCGCGTCGTAACCGAAGGACGTGGTGATCGACTTCTCGTCGGTCACCGGTTCGCGCTGGCTCGTGAGCCGGCCCAGGGCGTCGTACTCGTAGCTGGTGACGCCGCCCAGCGGGTCGGTGGCCGAGGTCAGGTTGCCGCCGGCGTCGTATCCGTAGGTGACCTCGCGGATCGGGCTGTTGGTGGCGTCGAGGTCGGAGTCCTCGACGAGCCGGCCCAGGGTGTCGTACGTCTTGGCCGAGGTGCGTCCCTGGCCGTCGGTGGTGCGGACCTCACGTCCGCTCATGTCGTAGCCGAGGTGGCTGACCACGTTGCCCGGATCGGTGGCCCGGACCAGCTGTCCGAGCCCGTCGTACACGAAGGTGCTGTCGCCGCCGCCGGGCAGGGTCTGCCGGACGACGTTGCCCGCGTCGTCATAGGTGTTGCGGGTCGTGAACGCCCCCGGCTGTGGCTTGCGTTCGATCTCCGTGCTCGTGACCGGCCGGTCCAGGTCGTCGTAGGTCGTCTCCGCCCGCGCGCCCGTCGGGTCGGTGACCGACAGGAGCTGACCGGTGCGGGTGTACGTGTACGACCACTCGCCGCGTTCGTCGTCCTGGCCGACGGGCACCTTCTTCGAGGTGAGCCTGTTCTGCCGGTCGTAGGTGTAGCTGGTGACGGCGCCGCGCGGGTCGGTGGACTCCACCGTGTTGCCCAGGGCGTCGTAGGCGTAGCCGACACGGGGGGTGACGGCCCGTGCGGCGCCCGGCGCCAGGTAGTCGGGAGCGGTCGCGGTGGATGTCCGGCCCAGCCGGTCGTAGGTGGTGCGGTTGACGTTGCCGAGCGCGTCGACGGACTCGGTGACCGCCCCGAAGGTGTCGTACCCGGTGTAGGTGGTGGGGCGGGACATGGTCGGGGTGGAGGCGGCGGTCTCCGTCAGCACCTCCGGCGCGGTGGTGGACAGCGGCCGGCCGATCTCGTCGTAGGCGTAGTCCGTCCGGTTGCCGCCCGGGTCGGTCACGGACGACACCAGGCCGCGCTGGTCGTAGTCGTAGACGGTGGTCCGGCTCTCGGTGACGCCCTGGACGGTCTCCTGCTCGGCGTTGCCGGCGTCGTCGTAGGTGTAGCGGACGGTCTCCGGCGTCGCGTTGACCGGCCACGGCACGTTGGAGGCGGCGCCGCCGCTGGCGACGGTCTGCACGTTTCCGGCGAGGTCGTAGGTGTACGTGGTGCGGCGGGCCAGGCCGTCGGGGTCGGTGACCTCCGACGTGGTGCGGCCGACCGAGTCGTAGGTGTACGCGGTGACGAGTCTGCCGTTGTTGCCCTTCTCCTCCAGGAGGTTGCCCGCGCCGTCGTAGGTGTTGGCCGACACGACGATGTCCCGCGTGCTGCCGTCGGGGTCGTGGAAGTCCTCCAGCGTCACCGACTTGACCAGGTCGTCGCCGTAGTACCCGTAGGCGATGGTGCGGCCCATCGCGTCGGTGTGCCGGGCGACGCGGCCGGCCATGTCGTACGCGTACGACTGCAGGACCGTGTAGTCGTCGTCCCCGCCGTCGTCGTCCCAGTCGCGCAGCCGGGCTTCGGCCATCGAGCTGCGCGCGGTGTAGGCGTAGTCGAAGTGGTTGCCGTTGGCGTCGACCATCGACGCGCGGTTGCCGAGCGCGTCGTAGGTGTAGGCCGTCTCGCTGCCCTCCGCGTCGGTCACCGTCACCGGACGCCCGTGCTCGTCGTTCTCGAACGTCATGGAGCGCGGCTCGTCTCCCCCGAGCACGTCGCTGACCTCGGTGCCGACGACGTTGCCGTCGGCGTCGTACGAGGTGGTCGTGCGCTGCTGGTGCTTCCGCAGGGTGACGACGTTGGTGGTGGCCGGTTCGGTGGTGGAGACGGTGCGGTTCAGCGCGTCGTAGGTGATGGTCACGGTCTCGCCGGCGGGCCGGGAGTCGGAGACGGTGGTCTCGGTCAGCTTGCGGCCGATCGCGTCGTACGTGAACGAGGTGACCAGGCCGGAGGGTTCGGTGATCTGTGCCAGGTCGCCGCTGCTGAAGTACCGGTAGCGGGTGACCTTGCTCCGCGGGTCGGTCGACGTCAGCGGCAGACCGGTGGGCGTGTTGCCGCCGCCGACCGCGGGCTCGGCCCCCGTCGTGTACGTGTTCCTGACGGTGCCGTTGTCCGGGGAGACCTGCTGGGTGAGCAGACCGCGGGCGTCGTACTTGTACTGCGTGCGGAAGCGGTTGTCCGTGGGGCCGGTGGAGCGGCCGTCCCGTGTCTCGGACGGCTGGTCGGCCCGCAGGTCCAGGTCGCCGGAGGGCGTGGGGTACGTGGTCCAGGCGGTCTGGCAGTCGTCCTTGGCCCGGCACGTGGTCCGGCTGATCACGTTGGAGCGGTCGTCGTAGCCGAGGGTGACCTTGTCACCGGTCTCGCTGACGACACCGGTCTGGTTGCCCTTGTCGTCGTACTCGTAGCTCTGGATCGCGACGCCTTCGACGGGGTGCCGGATGAAGTCCGGCTCACTGCCGCCGTCGCCGGGCGGGTTGGTGCAGAACGACGGGTCCCCCGGGTCCGGTTCGGTGCAGATCTGCTCCGGCGGGTCCTCCGGGCCGGGGGACTCCCCCGGCTCCGGCACGCCCAGCCCCAACGGCGTGCCGTAGCGCAGCATCTGGCCGGTCAGGCCGTCGTACTCGTAGAAGTACGGGGAGTCCGCCGGGTCGTGGACCTCGACCGTGCGGCGGAGGTCCTCGTCGTTGCCGAAGACTGCGGGCCGGCCGATCTTCCAGGTCCCGCCGTTGCTGTCGGTGTACTCCTCGACCCGGTCCCGGGAGACGTCGTACGACACCTCCGAGGCCTTGCGGCCGGAGGGCAGCGTCGTCCCGGTCAGCACGTCCGCGGTGCGGGTGGCCTCGCGGTAGTGGCCGGCGGCCGCCTCGGCTCCCAGCGGGTGGTGGTAGACGGCCACCTCGTCGATGGTGCCGTTGAAGGAGCGCGCTCCGGTGGTGCCCCAGCCCGGCCAGGAGGCCGGGGTCGAGGCGTGGGCCGCTCCGATCTGGTTGTGGGTGAGCTCGCCGGCGACCGGCTGCTTGCCCGTGAGGGTCCCGGACAGCTTCCCGTCGAGGTACAGGGACTGTGTGGAGCCGGACAGGGAGAGCACGGCGTGGTGCCACTGGCCGTCGTTGACGTTCTTGGTGATGTCCGTGATCGGGGACACCGATCCCGTCCAGAACTGGCCGCGCAGCTTCCCGTCGTTGCCGACGTACAGGGCGGGCACACCGACGCCCGGTGCCGTGCCCAGGGCCTTGTCCTGATAACCGATCAGCGGGCCGCCGGTCCCCGCGGCGATGGTCTTGAACCACACCTCGACCGCGGTGTCACGGCTGCGCTTGAGGGTCCCGGCCGGCAGGTCCACACGTGAGCTGGTGCCGTTGAACCTGGCCGCCGTGGACGTGTCACCGCTCAGCGCCCCGCCCTGGGCGAGCGTCACGTCCTTGTAGGTGCCCCGGTCCTTGCCGAGGTTCGTCTCCTTGGCGCTCCCGGCCGCGGTGCCCTCGTCCTCACCCAGCCGCCAGTACGACTCGGGACGGGCGTCGAGCACCCCGGTGGCGTAGTGGCTGCCCTTCCCGTAGCCGTACCGGGTGCATCCGCCGAGCGGGTCGCAGACGCTGTCGAGCACATCGCCGGTGTAGCCGTACGTCCACGTCCGGGCCGCCGCGCCGACGGCGGTGGTGGAGACCCCGGTGACGTGGGAACCGGTCCAGGTGAAGGTCATGGTCCGGCCGCTACGGGCGTGGCGGGCGCTCTGCAGCTTGCCCGACGACCACGTGTAGTTGACGACGTTCGAGGACGCGTCGGTGATCCTGACGAGCAGACCGCCGGTGGAGAAGTCGTAGGTGGTCCCCGACTTGTCCTGGAAGGCGTAGGTGTTGGCGGTGGCGTCGTACGTGAGCTTGGCGTAGCGGCCCGGCGGCGGGGCGAAGGTGCCGTCGGCGTTCCTGCCGAACCGGACGTCCTGGCCGTCGGGGTAGCGGAGCACGACATTGCCGCTGCCGTCGTTGTCAGGGGTGATCCTCATGTCGTACCGGGTGGTCCAGCCCGCGCCGAACGCGAGGTCGCGCCGGGGGTCGAGGCTGTTGTACGTACGGACGAGTGTGAGGGCGGGGCCGACGGCGCTGATCGAGGCGTCGACGGCCGAGGTGGTGAAGTTGCCGACGTTCGGATCGAACTCCTGGCCCTGTGCCTGGGACAGCCGCGAGGTGATCTCGGGCTGCGGGACCGCCGCGATCAGGGCGACCTGGGCGGTGGGCACCTCGTTGGACGCGTCCTTGACGAAGCCCCGCCACAGATAGGTCGTGCCCCATTTCAGGCGTCCGGCCGGTACCGGGTAGGCAGAGGCCGTCTGGTACGCGGAGGTGGTGCACGCGACGGGCTTGCCGTCCTTGTCCGCCTCGCAGATCTCGTACTTGTACTGGAGGGACGACCCGGGCAGGGCATCGATGTCGACACCGCTCGCCCACAGCTGCGGGGTCAGGGTCTGTGCCTGGTATCCGTTGGGCGGGAACTGCTCCTTGACCACGGGGGCGATGTCGAAGACCTGGAGGGTGAGCCTTCCGGGCGGCACCTGTTCGTCCGTGAACACCTTGCCGCCGGTGCGGACCATGGTGAAGTCCAGCATGTACGCGCCCGGTGGCAGGGCCTTGATCGTCGCCTCCACCGTGGCCGTGGACCCACGCGCCACATTGCCGCCCAGGTTGGCGGTGCGCTGCTGCGTGACCAGGTGGCCCTTGGCGTCGTAGGCCCGGTAGGCGAGGTAGTAGGTGCTCGGTGTCCAGGTCTCCGCACCCTTGTTGGTGACCTTGACCTTGACCTTGCCGGCCTGGTTCTGGAGGACCGGCGGGTCGGGGACGGGGCTCGGGAAGGAGTAGGTGGCGCTGTACGGGGAGTGCGTGACGAAGAGCTTCGGCGGGTTGGCGGTGGCGTGCCCGGTGAACCTCTTGAACGCGAGGGTGTCCGTGGGTGAGGCGCGCAGCGACAGGCCGTAGTTCGGCTGGGTGCCGTCGACCCAGCGCTGGACCAGGTCGCGGCCGCCCTTGCCGAGGTCGAGGAGCGCACCGGCGGTGGGACAGGCCGAGCTGGACGCCCCGAGGGCGACGTGGCCGTAGGCGAACGACCTGGAGGTGAGCGCGCCGGCCACCGAAGGCCCGGGGTAGGCCGTGCCTGTGCCTTCTGTCCAGGAGCCGGTGACCGGGTGGACGGAGACCGCCCGGGGTCGGCACGATCCCGAGTCGTAGTTCACGACCTGGAGCTGGGCGCCGAAGATGCGGTGGTGGCTCAGCTCCTCGTCGAGTCCCGGGAAGCCGAGGAAGGAGTACGTCGCACCGGTCGTGCTCCTGCCGACCTGGAGCTCGCTCGACCCGACGACGGACGGCCCGCCGTCCCGCACGTACATCGAGGTCGAGGCGGAGGTGGCGTCGACGGAGGGGTCGAGCCGCACCGGGTAGGCGCGGCCGGGTTCGGCGAGCCAGGCGGCGTCCGCGCTCACCCGGAGCGTCTGCCGGCCGCCGTCCTCCCGCAGTTCGTACCGCACGGCCCGGGAGGTCGCGCCTGCTGCGTCCTCCATGAAGCCGGCCGGGATGACCGCCTTCGTGCGGCCCTCGGTGTCCGCGAGGACGACCGCGCCGTCCTCGGTGCGGGCCGTCAGGCCCTGGAGTGCGAGGGGAAAGTCGAACTGCGTGGGGGCTTCGGCAGACCGCAGAACGATCGTTTCCTTGACCCCGCCCGCCTGGGAGTCGAGCCACAGGTCGGTGTCCGGCAGGACCTGCTCGTAGGTGACACGGCTGCCCTCCGCCTTCCCCGCGGCCGCCCCGGCGCCGTCGAGTGCGTAACCGAAGCGCTCGCCGGAGGCGAGGGTGAGGGTGACGAGCCGCTCGTCGTCCGCCCGGTCCGCGAGGTCGAGGCCGACGGCGTCGGCCCTGTTGGTCCAGCCGCCGTCCTGTTCGGCGAGTCCGGTCCGGATGGGCTGCCAGGTCCCTTCCCTGTCGCGGTAGTTGACGGGCGAGGTGGACACCTCGCTGGTGAGGGTGCCGTCCTCGTTGGCGTACGTGCGGCTGTGCGCGTCGCGTTCGGCGACGATCTCCTCGCTGGTGTCCGGGTCGAAACCCTCCACTTCCGGCGTGGGTGCCGTGGTGACCTTCACGGCGTTGGGGCGGGCGGAAGGACGTGCCGCCGGCGGCGGGGTGACCGGGTACTCGGCGCGCAGCGTCCGCGGCGCCCGGGTGTTGGCCCCGGCGTCGGCCTCGTGGCTGCGCCCTTCCGCGCTGCCCCAGCGCTGCCCGGGGCCCTCGGCCGCGGGGAGCCGTTCGGGGAAGAGCGGGAAACCCGCCCCCGCCACGGCCACCGCGCCCACCGCGAACGTCACGAGCAGGGCCAGGGCCACGGTCCTGCCCCACAGACCCCGCACCAGTCGGGGCATCAGGAAGCCGCGCACGATTTTCTGGTACGACAGCACGGATCCCCCAAGTACGTGACGCCACGGACCTGTTGATGCTGGGGCCACTGATCTCCGTGTGTCGAGACCGGCACACATTGTTCATGTACACGCCATTTTGAAGCGTTTCTTCTTCATGCTTTCGCTACCGCACCGTTCACCCGCGTCCGCCTAGCGTCCAGCAGCATGACCTCAGACATGTCCCGTACCGCTCCTCGGTGGATCGCGGCGGCCACCGCCGTGGCCGCCTCGTTCCCCCTGCTCGTCGCCCTGCCCGGAACGGCGCACGCTGCCGAGGCCGCCGCCTGCACCACGACAGGCCCCACCTACGCGGTCGACTCGGCGGGCAAACTGCTGCGCGCCGACATGCCCAC
The DNA window shown above is from Streptomyces sp. Alt3 and carries:
- a CDS encoding LamG-like jellyroll fold domain-containing protein, producing the protein MRGFLMPRLVRGLWGRTVALALLVTFAVGAVAVAGAGFPLFPERLPAAEGPGQRWGSAEGRSHEADAGANTRAPRTLRAEYPVTPPPAARPSARPNAVKVTTAPTPEVEGFDPDTSEEIVAERDAHSRTYANEDGTLTSEVSTSPVNYRDREGTWQPIRTGLAEQDGGWTNRADAVGLDLADRADDERLVTLTLASGERFGYALDGAGAAAGKAEGSRVTYEQVLPDTDLWLDSQAGGVKETIVLRSAEAPTQFDFPLALQGLTARTEDGAVVLADTEGRTKAVIPAGFMEDAAGATSRAVRYELREDGGRQTLRVSADAAWLAEPGRAYPVRLDPSVDATSASTSMYVRDGGPSVVGSSELQVGRSTTGATYSFLGFPGLDEELSHHRIFGAQLQVVNYDSGSCRPRAVSVHPVTGSWTEGTGTAYPGPSVAGALTSRSFAYGHVALGASSSACPTAGALLDLGKGGRDLVQRWVDGTQPNYGLSLRASPTDTLAFKRFTGHATANPPKLFVTHSPYSATYSFPSPVPDPPVLQNQAGKVKVKVTNKGAETWTPSTYYLAYRAYDAKGHLVTQQRTANLGGNVARGSTATVEATIKALPPGAYMLDFTMVRTGGKVFTDEQVPPGRLTLQVFDIAPVVKEQFPPNGYQAQTLTPQLWASGVDIDALPGSSLQYKYEICEADKDGKPVACTTSAYQTASAYPVPAGRLKWGTTYLWRGFVKDASNEVPTAQVALIAAVPQPEITSRLSQAQGQEFDPNVGNFTTSAVDASISAVGPALTLVRTYNSLDPRRDLAFGAGWTTRYDMRITPDNDGSGNVVLRYPDGQDVRFGRNADGTFAPPPGRYAKLTYDATANTYAFQDKSGTTYDFSTGGLLVRITDASSNVVNYTWSSGKLQSARHARSGRTMTFTWTGSHVTGVSTTAVGAAARTWTYGYTGDVLDSVCDPLGGCTRYGYGKGSHYATGVLDARPESYWRLGEDEGTAAGSAKETNLGKDRGTYKDVTLAQGGALSGDTSTAARFNGTSSRVDLPAGTLKRSRDTAVEVWFKTIAAGTGGPLIGYQDKALGTAPGVGVPALYVGNDGKLRGQFWTGSVSPITDITKNVNDGQWHHAVLSLSGSTQSLYLDGKLSGTLTGKQPVAGELTHNQIGAAHASTPASWPGWGTTGARSFNGTIDEVAVYHHPLGAEAAAGHYREATRTADVLTGTTLPSGRKASEVSYDVSRDRVEEYTDSNGGTWKIGRPAVFGNDEDLRRTVEVHDPADSPYFYEYDGLTGQMLRYGTPLGLGVPEPGESPGPEDPPEQICTEPDPGDPSFCTNPPGDGGSEPDFIRHPVEGVAIQSYEYDDKGNQTGVVSETGDKVTLGYDDRSNVISRTTCRAKDDCQTAWTTYPTPSGDLDLRADQPSETRDGRSTGPTDNRFRTQYKYDARGLLTQQVSPDNGTVRNTYTTGAEPAVGGGNTPTGLPLTSTDPRSKVTRYRYFSSGDLAQITEPSGLVTSFTYDAIGRKLTETTVSDSRPAGETVTITYDALNRTVSTTEPATTNVVTLRKHQQRTTTSYDADGNVVGTEVSDVLGGDEPRSMTFENDEHGRPVTVTDAEGSETAYTYDALGNRASMVDANGNHFDYAYTARSSMAEARLRDWDDDGGDDDYTVLQSYAYDMAGRVARHTDAMGRTIAYGYYGDDLVKSVTLEDFHDPDGSTRDIVVSANTYDGAGNLLEEKGNNGRLVTAYTYDSVGRTTSEVTDPDGLARRTTYTYDLAGNVQTVASGGAASNVPWPVNATPETVRYTYDDAGNAEQETVQGVTESRTTVYDYDQRGLVSSVTDPGGNRTDYAYDEIGRPLSTTAPEVLTETAASTPTMSRPTTYTGYDTFGAVTESVDALGNVNRTTYDRLGRTSTATAPDYLAPGAARAVTPRVGYAYDALGNTVESTDPRGAVTSYTYDRQNRLTSKKVPVGQDDERGEWSYTYTRTGQLLSVTDPTGARAETTYDDLDRPVTSTEIERKPQPGAFTTRNTYDDAGNVVRQTLPGGGDSTFVYDGLGQLVRATDPGNVVSHLGYDMSGREVRTTDGQGRTSAKTYDTLGRLVEDSDLDATNSPIREVTYGYDAGGNLTSATDPLGGVTSYEYDALGRLTSQREPVTDEKSITTSFGYDALGNRTRYTDGRGNATLYTLNTLGLTESVTEPATERDPGLADRTWTTSYDVGGLPVKVVAPGGVVRERTYDRAGLLVGETGSGAESETAARTFRYDAAGRLTRASAPGGDNTYTYDDRGALLEAAGPSGDATYAYNSDGLLVSRTDAAGTASFGWTSRQLTSATDPLTGSTQNYGYDSSGAVDRIDYGAGQSREFTYDELGRLDTDTVSTSTGAPIASTDYGYDSDDHLTSKKTAGTADAGENTYGYDDAGRLTSWTSEGTTTEYGWDDSGNRTGNGEKAATFDERNRLLSDGDYTYDHTARGTLASRTSSGLTEEFAFDAFDRMTTAGESGTEYTYDSLDRVASRNGADFSYAGLTPDPVKDNNSTYGRGASDEILSVLEGTGDAQLTVTDKHGDVVGDMSATDGTASALTASTVYDPFGETAGDTTGNAGYQGDWTDPDTDQVNMGARWYDPGTGAFDSRDSYTYASGSSILANRYTYGAGSPMDYSDPDGHWPSCGFCSKVIKKIKNNKYVKKAYKTAKRVKDAVVYAVRNPRAALSKALDFAGRAVNYLYRKSGLKTIVDYGKKIYRSAEKQTREWAREKAAQARQAYHAARAAVTKKARQFAAQVAKHNPIPAITAAMKPLITIGVAIVTADPNLPAMLVNAAADVIQDVAKATDALRDAVAQQVGAVVETVKDAADWGAVWEGVKDVGNFVGEVTGFNDIKACVTTGDMEACAWAAATVGGLVLGGAGAGVVRAAKAGRMMSKAAKYADDIGKAADKLEQVETAVDRVETAVSCTSMAADAIGNSFVAGTEVVMADGSRRPIEEVEAGDEVQATDPTTGKTSDEEVTATIRGEGLKHLVHLTVDTDGDRGDATDVITATVGHSFWAPSLGEWATAGELEAGQYLRTGGGSWVQVTKVADSTRSERVFNLSVDSVHTYYVAAGDKSVLVHNMGRKPGQRPNYDAEGPHTTFVRHGDTGRIKKYAEWAPQTNPRNPAPFEPVKRFDLEGPEHTNADGTVVPTPHINSPNGGDARAPEDWEKPLGCS